One region of Demequina sp. TMPB413 genomic DNA includes:
- a CDS encoding M50 family metallopeptidase gives MSVGDAFNQVWDDVTTQVVASTAAALWPLAAVVVCLLVPQVWHIVRHVVTIAHEAGHAGVAVLLGRSVSGIRLHADTSGLTTHSGSTKRLPLALTAFAGYPAPAVLGLGAAVLLGAGYAFALLWIAVLLLVVVLVQIRNVYGFLVMVLAVAGVGWLAWAGADPWRVGVAYAVAWLLLLGAVRAVVELHGSRRTAEGRTSDADALARSTRVPGVIWVGVFWLVTVACAAGGAWLMLGDVVGG, from the coding sequence ATGAGCGTCGGGGACGCCTTCAACCAGGTATGGGATGACGTCACGACGCAGGTGGTGGCTTCGACCGCGGCGGCGCTGTGGCCCTTGGCTGCCGTGGTGGTGTGCCTCTTGGTGCCGCAGGTGTGGCACATCGTGCGCCACGTGGTCACCATCGCGCACGAGGCGGGGCACGCTGGGGTGGCCGTCTTGCTGGGCCGGAGCGTGAGTGGGATCCGGCTGCATGCGGATACCTCTGGCCTGACAACGCATTCAGGGTCCACCAAGCGCTTGCCGCTCGCGCTGACGGCTTTTGCTGGCTACCCGGCACCCGCTGTGCTTGGCCTGGGCGCCGCGGTGCTGTTGGGCGCAGGCTATGCGTTCGCGCTGCTGTGGATCGCGGTGCTGCTGTTGGTGGTGGTCTTGGTCCAGATCCGCAACGTGTACGGGTTCTTGGTGATGGTGCTCGCGGTGGCTGGCGTTGGTTGGCTGGCGTGGGCCGGGGCTGACCCGTGGCGTGTGGGTGTGGCGTACGCGGTGGCGTGGCTCTTGCTGCTTGGGGCCGTGCGCGCCGTGGTGGAGTTGCACGGCTCGCGGCGGACGGCAGAGGGCCGCACGTCCGACGCCGACGCTTTGGCTCGCTCTACGCGCGTGCCCGGCGTGATCTGGGTGGGGGTGTTCTGGCTGGTCACTGTGGCGTGCGCTGCTGGCGGGGCTTGGTTGATGTTGGGGGATGTGGTCGGCGGTTAG
- a CDS encoding ABC transporter permease, whose product MSTPTDTAAAPAKEGKAPQASAIVSALASTERPQRPGPLSTSLTFGWRALLKIKHVPEQLFDVTAFPIIMTSMFSVLFGGALAGSTEDYVQFFLPGIMVQSLIMITMYTGHTLRTDIEKGVFDRFRSLPIWRPSALVGMLLGDTVRFTIAAIVTSVVGLLLGWRPGGGLVGVVLGVVLILVFAFSLGWIWTFLSLLLRSANSIMGVSMMIITPITFGSNIFVDPSTMPGWLQAWVEVNPVSHLVTSVRDLMGGTPVGSSLLLALLWSAGLVAVFGSLTMWKYRDPR is encoded by the coding sequence ATGAGCACGCCTACCGACACTGCGGCCGCTCCCGCGAAGGAGGGGAAGGCGCCTCAAGCGTCGGCGATTGTGTCCGCCTTGGCCAGTACTGAGAGGCCGCAACGCCCTGGCCCCTTGTCCACCTCGCTCACGTTCGGGTGGCGAGCGTTGCTCAAGATCAAGCACGTGCCGGAGCAACTGTTCGACGTGACCGCGTTCCCCATCATCATGACGTCGATGTTCAGCGTGCTGTTTGGCGGGGCGCTCGCGGGCAGCACCGAGGACTACGTGCAGTTCTTCCTGCCGGGCATCATGGTCCAGTCGCTCATCATGATCACGATGTACACGGGACACACGCTGCGGACGGACATCGAGAAGGGCGTGTTTGACCGCTTCAGGTCCTTGCCGATCTGGCGGCCATCCGCCCTAGTAGGGATGCTGTTGGGCGACACGGTGCGCTTTACCATCGCCGCGATCGTCACGTCCGTGGTGGGGTTGCTGCTGGGATGGCGACCTGGAGGCGGCTTGGTGGGCGTGGTCCTTGGCGTGGTGCTGATCCTGGTGTTCGCGTTCTCGCTGGGCTGGATCTGGACGTTCCTCAGCCTGTTGCTGCGTTCCGCCAACTCGATCATGGGCGTGTCGATGATGATCATTACGCCCATCACGTTTGGCTCGAACATCTTTGTGGACCCCTCCACCATGCCAGGGTGGCTGCAAGCGTGGGTCGAGGTGAACCCTGTCTCACACCTGGTCACCAGCGTGCGCGACCTCATGGGAGGGACGCCGGTGGGGTCGAGCCTGCTTCTGGCGCTGCTGTGGTCGGCGGGGTTGGTCGCCGTGTTTGGGTCGCTGACGATGTGGAAGTACCGCGACCCGAGGTAG
- a CDS encoding YrdB family protein, whose translation MRSFGAALVFFAEMGMLIGFVVLGLWSGDGPMSVVLAIALPAAVAVVWGVFLAPRAPRVLPSRIGLVFRLALILAGAVAAWIAGVAWLAVVTVVLAVVGMVMARGAEREIPGARAPR comes from the coding sequence ATGAGGTCATTCGGTGCTGCACTTGTGTTCTTTGCTGAGATGGGCATGCTGATCGGCTTTGTGGTGCTTGGCTTGTGGTCAGGCGACGGGCCGATGAGCGTGGTCCTGGCGATCGCGCTGCCGGCGGCGGTCGCGGTGGTGTGGGGCGTGTTCCTGGCGCCGCGAGCCCCGCGCGTGCTTCCGTCGCGCATCGGACTGGTGTTTCGGCTCGCGCTGATTCTGGCCGGTGCGGTGGCGGCGTGGATAGCCGGGGTAGCGTGGCTTGCGGTGGTCACCGTGGTGCTCGCCGTGGTGGGCATGGTGATGGCTCGCGGGGCAGAGCGGGAGATTCCCGGCGCGCGTGCGCCTCGGTAG
- a CDS encoding TetR-like C-terminal domain-containing protein, with translation MSPQVTRYHHGDLRPALIDAALDLARSGGPGALRLREITRAAGVSPNAAYRHFPDLDALVLAAAQVAQDRLAAAMREQIGALLDDAGGTADAGARDTAAGTADAGAADSAIARLRGVGLGYIHFAIAEPGWFELALLTFDPRSGGDPTVTVGNEVPPPFQLLLDALDHMVAVGALTVEERVHAEWPCWSAVHGFADLAARGPLKHQPPDVLSALGEHVVDRAIAGVRAHV, from the coding sequence ATGAGTCCGCAAGTGACGCGGTACCACCACGGGGACCTGCGCCCCGCGCTGATCGACGCGGCGCTCGACCTCGCGCGTTCAGGCGGACCGGGCGCGCTCAGGCTGCGCGAGATCACCCGTGCCGCCGGCGTCTCCCCCAACGCGGCGTACCGCCACTTTCCCGATCTGGACGCGCTGGTGCTGGCTGCGGCACAGGTGGCGCAGGACCGCCTCGCCGCCGCCATGCGGGAGCAGATCGGCGCCTTGCTTGACGACGCCGGGGGCACAGCCGACGCTGGGGCCAGGGACACTGCGGCGGGCACGGCCGACGCAGGGGCCGCCGACAGCGCGATTGCTCGCCTACGAGGGGTCGGCCTTGGCTACATTCACTTCGCGATCGCCGAACCTGGTTGGTTCGAACTCGCCCTACTCACCTTTGACCCGCGTTCCGGCGGAGACCCCACCGTCACCGTCGGCAACGAGGTCCCACCCCCGTTCCAACTGCTCCTCGACGCGCTCGACCACATGGTGGCTGTGGGGGCGCTGACCGTCGAAGAGCGCGTCCACGCTGAATGGCCATGCTGGTCAGCGGTGCACGGCTTCGCTGACTTGGCCGCGCGTGGACCTCTCAAGCATCAGCCACCCGACGTACTGTCAGCCCTGGGAGAACACGTCGTCGACCGGGCGATCGCGGGAGTGAGGGCACACGTATGA
- a CDS encoding CopG family transcriptional regulator, which translates to MAMTLRTDPEFEAALAFLAQHDEGSKQEAVRRAVLERAARLGHHDRVAALSAESKDRWADTLHRLGTV; encoded by the coding sequence ATGGCTATGACACTGCGCACCGATCCCGAGTTCGAGGCCGCGCTGGCGTTCCTTGCGCAGCACGACGAGGGCTCCAAGCAAGAGGCCGTTCGCCGCGCCGTTCTCGAACGTGCCGCGCGGCTCGGCCACCACGACCGCGTTGCCGCGCTTTCCGCGGAGTCCAAGGACCGCTGGGCCGACACGCTCCACCGCCTCGGCACCGTCTAG
- a CDS encoding restriction endonuclease, with translation MVHPLAEPSELRQVVVAAVVEVLDIGRDTAGEVAEEVYSQVEAILEEIEQDRLNSSDYCSFTFSSAGSHLIQGSGFLDPGADVAVVKARRARSAAPAWIEVLKVLEPRAFECLGRGVLALLGCTDATVTSTSRDQGIDFYGHLSLGTRLDNASVLPSIDSTMSVWLAGQAKHYPSGRVSSDEVRSIVGSVALARAQVYAPGHQTLDGFRPRFSDPVFVLFFTTGDFTRDSLLLIDRSGVIPMNGVRLATFLSDNCIGIDDQGKFDRKLAEEWIASFEK, from the coding sequence ATGGTTCACCCGCTCGCCGAACCTAGCGAACTCCGGCAAGTCGTAGTTGCGGCGGTCGTCGAGGTTTTGGATATTGGCCGCGACACCGCCGGCGAAGTCGCCGAGGAGGTTTACTCGCAGGTGGAAGCAATCCTCGAAGAAATCGAACAAGACCGGCTTAACTCGAGCGACTACTGCTCCTTCACTTTCAGTTCTGCCGGCTCCCACCTCATCCAAGGGTCCGGCTTCTTGGATCCAGGAGCGGACGTCGCAGTCGTTAAGGCAAGGAGAGCCCGAAGCGCCGCACCGGCGTGGATAGAGGTTCTCAAGGTACTCGAACCGCGCGCCTTCGAATGCCTCGGTCGCGGCGTTCTCGCCTTGCTTGGATGTACCGACGCTACAGTCACGAGCACTTCCCGGGACCAAGGCATCGACTTCTACGGACATCTCAGCCTAGGTACGAGGCTTGACAACGCGAGCGTCCTCCCATCGATCGACTCGACCATGTCCGTATGGCTCGCGGGGCAGGCGAAGCACTACCCCTCGGGCCGGGTCTCAAGCGACGAAGTCCGTTCCATCGTGGGCAGCGTGGCGCTCGCTCGAGCTCAGGTGTATGCGCCCGGTCACCAGACGCTCGACGGATTCCGGCCCAGGTTTTCGGATCCAGTGTTCGTCCTTTTTTTCACGACCGGAGACTTCACAAGGGACAGCCTCCTACTGATCGACCGCAGTGGCGTGATCCCGATGAACGGCGTCCGGCTTGCTACGTTCCTGTCAGACAACTGCATAGGGATAGACGATCAAGGGAAGTTTGACCGCAAACTAGCTGAGGAATGGATCGCGTCGTTCGAGAAGTAG
- a CDS encoding DNA cytosine methyltransferase, with the protein MDTATLTSIDLFAGAGGLSQGLKEAGFRGVYANELVPRYAETYKLNHPEVWVDSRDIRSVDAHAVRTELGLAEGELDLIAGGPPCQGFSINAPVRSGDDDRNHLFRQYLRFVEEFRPRAVVIENVPGLVSFEGGATLDAILASLRDLGYGADVQILYAPHHGVPQTRWRTVVVGLRGSTDDAVVFPDPTRDAPIRVNFTSNHGGRKLVRLPTSVELPAHVSVRDAIGDLPPLANGESWREGGDYSTLPQNDYQRVLRAGSLGVYNHGAPRLGNVNLSRLQHIPAGGNWTSIPVELLPKGMKRARRSDHTKRYGRVDPNGLASTILTKCDPHWGAYFHYDQDRSFTVREAARIQSFPDSYRFVGSRVEQYEQVGNAVPPLLGAAIGRTVAKSLGDASGEILMAV; encoded by the coding sequence ATGGACACCGCAACGCTCACATCTATCGACCTGTTCGCCGGGGCAGGTGGGCTCTCTCAGGGGCTGAAGGAAGCCGGGTTTCGCGGCGTATACGCCAACGAACTGGTTCCGAGGTACGCGGAGACCTACAAACTCAATCACCCCGAAGTGTGGGTTGACAGCAGAGACATCCGGTCTGTCGATGCACATGCCGTGCGCACTGAGCTGGGGTTGGCAGAAGGCGAACTGGACCTCATCGCGGGCGGGCCGCCGTGTCAAGGCTTCTCGATCAACGCACCAGTGAGATCTGGCGATGACGATCGGAACCACCTGTTCCGTCAGTACCTGCGTTTTGTCGAGGAATTCCGACCGAGGGCAGTTGTGATCGAGAATGTTCCCGGACTTGTCTCCTTTGAGGGAGGGGCTACGCTCGACGCGATCTTGGCCTCTCTGCGAGATCTTGGCTACGGGGCTGACGTCCAGATTCTTTATGCGCCGCACCATGGCGTGCCGCAGACGCGGTGGCGCACTGTAGTAGTCGGTCTCCGAGGATCGACCGATGACGCTGTTGTCTTCCCGGACCCTACACGCGACGCTCCTATTCGGGTCAATTTCACCTCCAACCACGGCGGCAGGAAGCTTGTGCGCCTACCCACGAGCGTAGAGCTGCCCGCGCACGTTTCGGTCCGCGATGCGATCGGGGATCTTCCGCCGTTGGCCAATGGCGAGAGTTGGCGTGAGGGAGGGGACTACTCGACGCTGCCACAAAACGACTATCAGCGCGTACTGCGCGCTGGATCGCTCGGTGTCTATAACCATGGCGCGCCAAGGCTTGGGAACGTCAATCTATCCAGACTCCAGCACATTCCGGCCGGTGGAAACTGGACAAGCATCCCCGTGGAACTGCTGCCCAAGGGTATGAAGCGCGCGCGGCGCTCGGACCACACGAAGCGCTATGGCAGAGTGGATCCAAATGGCCTTGCTTCCACGATTCTCACGAAATGTGACCCCCACTGGGGCGCGTATTTTCACTATGATCAGGACAGGTCCTTTACAGTACGCGAAGCGGCTCGGATCCAGTCTTTCCCCGACTCTTATCGATTTGTGGGATCTAGGGTTGAACAGTACGAACAGGTAGGAAACGCGGTTCCGCCTCTGTTGGGTGCGGCCATTGGCCGCACTGTCGCCAAGAGCCTCGGCGATGCGTCAGGCGAGATTCTGATGGCGGTCTAG
- a CDS encoding type II toxin-antitoxin system death-on-curing family toxin — MTEWLTLEDLLFLAEDIGVGPVRDMGLLESAAARPATTYMGTDSYSNLELKAAALFHSLVCNHALIDGNKRIGWHATVVFLALNGYEPDLTQDEAFELTMAVASGELRDVEAIAPRLKVIER, encoded by the coding sequence ATGACTGAATGGCTGACCCTCGAGGACCTGTTATTTCTCGCGGAGGACATCGGCGTGGGGCCGGTTCGCGATATGGGTCTGTTGGAATCGGCTGCGGCGCGCCCTGCGACCACGTACATGGGCACCGACTCGTACTCAAACCTTGAGCTCAAGGCTGCGGCGCTCTTCCATTCGCTCGTGTGCAATCACGCGCTCATCGACGGCAACAAGCGGATCGGATGGCACGCGACGGTTGTGTTCCTTGCGCTCAACGGCTACGAGCCCGACCTCACTCAAGATGAGGCCTTTGAGCTCACGATGGCGGTTGCTTCGGGGGAGTTGCGAGACGTCGAGGCTATTGCGCCGAGACTGAAGGTCATCGAGCGCTGA
- a CDS encoding NotI family restriction endonuclease: protein MARRAAEQYRCPILDSRCEKQLHTTGDGPAGVCSIKPMTSSPVVCCPIRLYADEYRVLRDVADIAFGPGPKLVPGGSAVPVAMRDGRPVVAVFGKRWGGELRVPKKSGTGGYWVDWVLALVNERGDLEEFVAVEVQTIDTTGNYKNGRRALLDTREVVKTTVGLNWENVNKRILPQLVYKGQLLQRESLCRKGLFFVAPRAVYNEVIKRVGGVEKLPTYALQPASVTFLAYDYLQREPVDGDVAPLERAVQHSTTVYKLQEAFNNVQLTDADVYTHAILDGLGLA from the coding sequence GTGGCGCGACGAGCCGCGGAGCAGTATCGCTGCCCGATCCTAGATAGTCGCTGCGAGAAGCAGCTACACACCACTGGCGATGGTCCCGCAGGTGTCTGTTCGATAAAGCCAATGACGAGTTCACCGGTCGTGTGCTGTCCGATTCGGCTCTACGCCGACGAATATCGGGTCCTTCGAGACGTGGCCGACATAGCCTTCGGACCGGGGCCGAAGCTCGTACCGGGCGGCAGCGCAGTGCCTGTCGCCATGCGTGATGGCAGACCGGTCGTCGCGGTCTTTGGCAAACGCTGGGGCGGCGAACTTCGCGTACCGAAGAAGTCCGGTACCGGCGGCTACTGGGTTGACTGGGTCCTAGCCTTGGTGAATGAGCGCGGCGACCTTGAAGAGTTTGTTGCTGTAGAAGTCCAAACCATCGACACGACCGGCAACTACAAGAACGGTCGTCGTGCGCTCCTTGATACTCGGGAGGTGGTTAAGACCACCGTTGGACTGAACTGGGAGAACGTCAATAAGCGCATTTTGCCGCAACTCGTGTATAAGGGCCAGTTGTTGCAACGAGAGAGTCTCTGCAGAAAGGGTCTCTTTTTTGTTGCGCCGCGAGCGGTCTACAACGAAGTGATCAAACGCGTTGGGGGTGTCGAGAAGCTGCCGACGTATGCGCTCCAGCCCGCGTCCGTGACATTCCTTGCGTACGACTACCTTCAGCGTGAGCCGGTCGACGGCGACGTCGCACCACTCGAGCGCGCAGTCCAGCATTCCACGACGGTCTACAAGCTGCAGGAGGCCTTCAACAACGTGCAGCTAACTGATGCGGACGTGTACACGCACGCGATACTCGACGGCCTCGGGCTGGCCTAG
- a CDS encoding ParB N-terminal domain-containing protein, producing the protein MATMEPMTAAIDDLLLDPNNFRFHGNSDAPEIAERRVAEPSVQDAALRRHDKDGLSDLRASVVENGYLEVDRIVVKPHQLAGEDTGKYLVIEGNRRVATLKRLQQDHLAGAHVPAAVVQVMAAVPCVRLNDSDRATELAIMGVRHVGGIKEWGGYQGAKIVAILKDEEGLDTPEVAARLGLPSQEVNRRYRAIKAVDQMRSDEEYGHHVTPDHYALLHEAVAIPKVRDHYGWDNEENSFADEQKARDLYSLLCPWTDGEGAKRPAKIDSYTEVRSLRELLSNEDARTSLEDPSQTLATAQAIVLQVKERHAWRKRVESAIESINNIPLSDFMTMGHEDIDMIEKLQSNLAAIVQQARLSERNGSSPE; encoded by the coding sequence ATGGCGACTATGGAACCGATGACTGCAGCAATCGACGACCTCCTACTCGATCCGAATAACTTCAGGTTCCACGGAAACTCTGACGCGCCAGAGATCGCCGAACGCCGAGTGGCCGAACCGTCTGTCCAGGACGCGGCTCTGCGCAGACATGACAAGGACGGCCTGAGTGACCTCCGGGCATCGGTCGTGGAGAACGGCTACCTCGAAGTGGACCGGATCGTGGTCAAGCCGCATCAACTCGCAGGGGAGGACACGGGCAAGTACCTCGTGATCGAAGGCAACCGGCGTGTCGCGACCCTGAAGAGGCTGCAACAAGACCACCTCGCTGGAGCGCACGTGCCCGCCGCTGTGGTTCAGGTGATGGCCGCAGTACCGTGCGTGAGACTCAACGATAGCGACCGTGCCACCGAACTCGCGATCATGGGCGTGCGCCACGTTGGTGGCATCAAGGAGTGGGGCGGATACCAGGGTGCAAAGATCGTAGCCATCCTGAAAGATGAAGAGGGGTTGGACACTCCGGAGGTCGCGGCCCGCCTGGGCCTCCCCTCGCAAGAGGTGAACCGGCGATACCGCGCGATCAAGGCGGTCGACCAGATGAGGTCCGACGAAGAGTACGGACACCATGTGACGCCCGACCACTACGCTCTCCTGCACGAGGCGGTCGCGATCCCTAAGGTGAGGGACCACTACGGCTGGGACAACGAGGAGAACTCGTTCGCGGATGAGCAGAAGGCGCGTGACCTCTACAGTCTTCTGTGCCCATGGACCGACGGCGAGGGCGCAAAGAGACCCGCCAAGATCGACTCGTACACTGAGGTTCGGTCTCTCCGAGAACTACTTAGCAACGAGGATGCGCGCACCTCCCTAGAGGATCCGAGTCAGACCCTAGCAACCGCGCAGGCAATAGTGCTCCAGGTGAAGGAACGGCATGCTTGGCGCAAGCGAGTCGAATCCGCTATCGAGTCGATCAACAACATCCCGCTCTCCGACTTCATGACGATGGGGCACGAGGACATTGACATGATCGAGAAGCTTCAGTCCAACCTCGCCGCAATCGTGCAGCAGGCTCGCCTTAGTGAACGCAATGGAAGCTCGCCAGAATAG
- a CDS encoding alpha/beta fold hydrolase, which translates to MNRRARRAEESYRAAERAMWNHHGLEPQERWVEVDSLGIRVRALEHGEGRPVLFIHGTPTAGGVFVPLVAQLPGVRSIVVDRPGCGLSEPLNLAGTTAERMRDQIVKWMAPLIAAVADGPVDVVASSAGGMAALVLAARRPDLVRTVALLGAPAIEGMNLPAWMRAATIPPLARAVARHNVNRRDLERSFKSMGHGPLVRNGGLSQEDLEWRYALSRDTHTYDHELRLMRLAATWRGPRSQWLASLTEVESLKGPSLWVAGERDPFATPERIRSWAAHAQDATLRVMPGAGHQPWIDRPGEHARLLEQWWKNLGAGALNYRGNEHTRRYA; encoded by the coding sequence ATGAACCGGCGCGCTAGGCGCGCCGAGGAGAGCTATCGCGCGGCTGAGCGCGCGATGTGGAACCACCACGGTTTGGAGCCGCAGGAGCGGTGGGTCGAGGTGGATTCGCTGGGGATCCGCGTGCGCGCGCTCGAGCACGGCGAGGGCAGGCCGGTGCTCTTCATTCACGGGACGCCCACGGCGGGCGGGGTGTTCGTGCCGCTCGTCGCGCAGTTGCCAGGGGTGCGGTCCATCGTGGTTGATCGGCCAGGCTGCGGCCTCAGCGAACCGTTGAACCTCGCCGGCACCACCGCCGAACGCATGCGCGATCAGATCGTGAAGTGGATGGCACCGCTCATCGCGGCGGTGGCGGACGGACCGGTCGACGTGGTGGCGAGTTCGGCCGGCGGGATGGCGGCGCTCGTGCTCGCCGCACGACGGCCCGACCTGGTGCGGACGGTGGCGCTGCTGGGGGCACCAGCCATCGAGGGCATGAACCTGCCCGCGTGGATGCGAGCGGCGACCATCCCGCCGCTCGCTCGTGCAGTCGCCCGCCACAACGTCAACCGACGCGACTTGGAGCGCTCCTTCAAGTCCATGGGACATGGGCCGCTGGTGCGCAATGGGGGACTGTCGCAAGAGGACCTCGAGTGGCGCTACGCCCTGTCACGTGACACGCACACCTATGACCACGAACTGCGCCTGATGCGTCTTGCGGCGACCTGGCGCGGGCCCCGTTCGCAGTGGTTGGCGAGTCTCACCGAAGTGGAGTCGCTCAAGGGGCCCTCGCTATGGGTGGCGGGGGAGCGGGACCCCTTCGCCACGCCGGAGCGCATCCGGTCGTGGGCCGCCCACGCTCAAGACGCCACCCTCCGGGTCATGCCGGGCGCTGGCCACCAGCCGTGGATCGATCGTCCCGGCGAACATGCGCGACTCCTTGAGCAATGGTGGAAGAACCTCGGCGCCGGTGCGTTGAACTATCGAGGGAACGAACACACGAGGAGGTACGCATGA
- a CDS encoding ATP-binding cassette domain-containing protein encodes MTELAIETHGLVKVFGKERAVDGVDLAIERGGIHGFLGPNGAGKTTCIRMLATLLRPDSGTAKVLGHDVVHAADEVRSLVSLTGQFASVDGDLTGRENLRLIGKLFGYSGPQALKRADELLGAFGLEDAADRQVKKYSGGMRRRIDIAASIVVTPELLFLDEPTTGLDPRSRNEVWDIIRAMVGSGTTVMLTTQYLDEADQLADRISVIDRGKIIAEGTSSELKASVGSGSLHVRVMHRADRAAAKAILERELGVEVVEMVDPQALNAAVEASGPVTRALTALEGSSIELAQFALGQPTLDEVFLALTGHPAEDSTDEEVAA; translated from the coding sequence ATGACAGAACTTGCCATCGAGACGCACGGTCTGGTGAAGGTGTTTGGCAAGGAACGCGCCGTCGACGGCGTCGACCTCGCGATCGAGCGCGGTGGGATCCACGGCTTCCTTGGGCCCAACGGTGCGGGCAAGACCACGTGCATTCGCATGCTCGCGACCCTGCTGAGGCCGGACTCAGGCACGGCCAAGGTGCTGGGGCATGACGTCGTTCATGCGGCCGACGAGGTGCGCTCGCTCGTGAGCCTCACCGGGCAGTTCGCCTCCGTCGATGGAGATCTCACCGGGCGCGAGAACCTGCGCCTGATCGGCAAGCTCTTCGGCTACTCGGGTCCGCAAGCGCTCAAGCGTGCGGACGAGCTACTCGGCGCCTTCGGGCTCGAGGACGCCGCCGACCGGCAGGTCAAGAAGTACTCGGGCGGCATGCGCAGGCGCATCGACATCGCCGCGAGCATCGTCGTCACGCCTGAGCTGCTGTTCCTCGACGAGCCGACCACGGGCCTGGACCCGCGCAGCCGCAACGAGGTGTGGGACATCATCCGCGCCATGGTGGGCAGTGGCACCACGGTCATGCTCACCACCCAGTACCTGGACGAGGCCGACCAGCTCGCCGACCGCATCTCGGTGATCGACCGCGGCAAGATCATCGCGGAGGGGACCTCGAGCGAACTCAAGGCCTCCGTGGGGAGCGGGTCGCTACACGTGCGCGTGATGCACCGGGCGGATCGCGCCGCCGCGAAGGCGATCCTTGAGCGAGAACTCGGCGTCGAGGTGGTGGAGATGGTAGATCCGCAGGCGCTCAACGCTGCTGTCGAGGCCTCTGGCCCCGTCACCCGCGCGCTGACCGCGCTCGAGGGGTCGAGCATCGAGTTGGCTCAGTTCGCCTTGGGGCAGCCGACGCTCGACGAGGTGTTCTTGGCCCTCACCGGCCATCCGGCCGAGGATTCCACCGACGAGGAGGTCGCGGCATGA
- a CDS encoding DUF427 domain-containing protein has translation MKASLNGTVLAQADKDDLIRIEGNWYFPPESVHDDLMVGSPTEYHCAWKGDAQYFSARLDDGEHVDVAWSYPEPMEGSVDRVGKDFAGYVAFDPSIDISE, from the coding sequence ATGAAGGCATCACTGAACGGAACCGTCCTTGCGCAAGCGGACAAGGATGACCTGATCCGCATCGAAGGCAACTGGTACTTCCCACCGGAAAGCGTGCACGACGACCTCATGGTCGGTAGCCCCACGGAGTACCACTGCGCGTGGAAGGGCGACGCCCAGTACTTCAGCGCGCGCCTCGACGACGGCGAGCACGTTGACGTCGCGTGGAGCTATCCCGAGCCGATGGAGGGGTCCGTCGACCGCGTCGGCAAGGACTTCGCTGGTTACGTCGCGTTCGACCCGTCGATCGACATCTCCGAATAG
- a CDS encoding threonine/serine dehydratase translates to MSDAQVMEKLTVDGIYAAAERLRDLLPPTPAWSYPVLDAAVGSRTIVKHENVQPTGAFKVRGGLNLLATLSPEARAAGLITVSTGNHAQSLAYAAARSGVPATIVMPRSTPAGKVDAVRAWGARAVIEGADMAQAAEFAEGLAAREGLHFVNPGNTPAIIYGHGTVYLELLQAHPEIETLYVPVGSGSGLAGALLVRDAIAPSTRVVGVQASGASAAYQSWRTGTIQTVEAHTFAGGLATGSGFELPQSVMRDRLDDFLLVSDDDLRHGMSLMATAAHTLCEGAGAAGLAGALADPDRPGVVGFAVTGGNACASEMAGLGKVVAGV, encoded by the coding sequence GTGAGCGATGCTCAAGTCATGGAGAAGCTCACCGTTGACGGCATCTACGCGGCGGCCGAACGCCTGCGCGATCTGCTGCCCCCGACGCCCGCGTGGTCGTACCCGGTGCTGGACGCGGCAGTGGGGTCACGCACGATCGTCAAGCACGAGAACGTGCAGCCCACCGGAGCCTTCAAGGTGCGCGGCGGGCTCAACCTGTTGGCGACGCTCTCCCCCGAGGCACGCGCGGCCGGGCTCATCACCGTCTCCACGGGAAACCACGCCCAGTCCTTGGCGTATGCCGCCGCGCGGTCCGGCGTGCCCGCCACGATCGTCATGCCGCGCAGCACGCCGGCCGGCAAGGTCGACGCCGTACGTGCTTGGGGTGCCCGAGCCGTGATCGAGGGCGCCGACATGGCGCAGGCCGCCGAGTTCGCAGAGGGGCTCGCCGCGCGCGAGGGCCTGCACTTTGTCAACCCCGGCAACACTCCCGCGATCATCTACGGCCACGGCACGGTGTATTTGGAGCTGCTGCAGGCTCATCCCGAGATCGAGACGCTGTACGTGCCCGTGGGGTCAGGCTCCGGCTTGGCGGGCGCGCTGCTGGTGCGCGACGCCATTGCCCCGTCGACGCGAGTGGTGGGCGTTCAAGCGTCGGGGGCTTCTGCTGCGTATCAATCGTGGCGGACCGGCACCATCCAGACCGTCGAGGCTCATACCTTCGCGGGCGGGCTCGCGACCGGCTCCGGCTTTGAACTGCCTCAGTCCGTGATGCGCGACCGGCTGGACGACTTCCTGTTGGTGTCGGATGACGATCTGCGCCACGGCATGTCACTCATGGCGACTGCGGCGCACACCTTGTGCGAAGGTGCCGGCGCTGCTGGCTTGGCCGGTGCGTTGGCTGACCCTGACCGGCCCGGCGTGGTGGGGTTTGCCGTGACGGGCGGGAACGCGTGCGCTTCGGAGATGGCGGGGCTGGGGAAGGTGGTCGCGGGGGTGTAG